The following are encoded in a window of Sphingobium sp. AP49 genomic DNA:
- the folP gene encoding dihydropteroate synthase — MLLPQIPADARLYLKPTWFVPSPIGLPDGTVARMGNGLIWFQAYELTARGDGQRLVRMTVPVADFDAVVARLPDALAARARQLATNISGTRAPLNLGGRTIRFDAPQLMAILNITPDSFSDGGKHMEDAQAAADAGFAMAAAGAALIDVGGESTRPKAPRLWEGDEIARIVPVIEKLSASGVAISVDTRKAAVMEAALAAGAHVINDVSALEHDPRSLEVAVRAGCPVILMHAPSTGDDPHDNPGGYGDVVADVFDYLDARIAACLDAGIAREKIMVDPGLGFGKSLADNLALVNGLATFQGLGVPLLFAGSRKRLIGALSNEAPAADRLGGSVALAFRAAQLGAQMVRVHDVKESVQALHLWRGLADAGLSMV, encoded by the coding sequence ATGCTGCTGCCACAGATACCCGCTGACGCCCGGCTGTACCTTAAGCCGACCTGGTTCGTGCCAAGCCCGATCGGCCTGCCGGACGGGACAGTGGCCCGAATGGGCAATGGACTGATCTGGTTCCAGGCCTATGAATTGACCGCGCGCGGGGATGGGCAGCGCCTGGTGCGTATGACGGTACCGGTGGCCGATTTCGATGCCGTGGTTGCGCGCTTGCCCGATGCTCTGGCTGCGCGCGCGCGGCAACTGGCGACCAATATATCGGGCACACGGGCACCGCTCAATCTGGGCGGTCGGACAATCCGGTTTGACGCCCCCCAGCTAATGGCGATCCTCAATATCACGCCAGACAGCTTTTCCGATGGCGGCAAGCATATGGAAGACGCACAGGCGGCGGCCGATGCCGGCTTTGCCATGGCTGCGGCGGGGGCTGCGCTGATCGATGTCGGCGGTGAATCCACCCGGCCCAAGGCGCCGCGCCTGTGGGAAGGAGACGAGATCGCCCGCATCGTGCCGGTCATCGAGAAGCTGTCGGCTTCGGGCGTCGCGATATCGGTCGATACGCGCAAGGCTGCTGTGATGGAGGCGGCGCTGGCTGCCGGTGCGCATGTCATCAACGACGTGAGTGCGCTGGAACATGATCCGCGCAGCCTGGAAGTTGCTGTCCGGGCCGGCTGTCCGGTCATTCTGATGCACGCGCCTTCGACCGGGGATGATCCGCATGACAATCCGGGCGGCTATGGCGATGTGGTGGCCGATGTCTTCGACTATCTTGATGCGCGGATCGCAGCCTGCCTCGACGCGGGCATCGCGCGCGAGAAGATCATGGTCGATCCCGGATTGGGCTTCGGCAAGAGCCTGGCCGACAATCTGGCGTTGGTGAACGGTCTCGCGACGTTCCAGGGGCTGGGTGTACCGCTGCTGTTCGCTGGCAGCCGCAAGCGGCTGATCGGCGCCTTGTCGAACGAAGCGCCAGCCGCCGATCGACTGGGCGGTTCGGTGGCGCTGGCTTTTCGGGCTGCGCAGTTGGGCGCGCAGATGGTGCGGGTGCATGACGTGAAGGAAAGCGTGCAGGCCCTGCATCTGTGGCGCGGGCTCGCTGATGCGGGCCTGAGCATGGTGTGA
- a CDS encoding amidohydrolase family protein, protein MTAPELGRIISWHGNPSKPRYTPPAGAIDAHCHVFGPMAQFPFSAKAKYLPEDAGPDMLFALRDHLGFARNVIVQASCHGTDNAATLDAIAKSNGKARGVAVVDPAISEADLAALHEGGMRGIRFNFLKRLVDDAPRDKFLEVAKRLPKGWHVVIYFEADILEELHPFMDAIPVPLVIDHMGRPDVTQGPDGADMKAFRAFLDSRDDIWFKATCPDRLDPTGDPWNAFADAVAPLVADYQDRVLWGTDWPHPNMQDAIPDDGHLLDMIPRIAPTEALQRKLLIDNPMRLYWPEEAV, encoded by the coding sequence ATGACCGCCCCCGAACTTGGCCGCATCATCAGCTGGCACGGCAATCCGTCCAAACCGCGCTACACGCCTCCGGCCGGCGCGATCGACGCCCATTGTCATGTGTTCGGTCCGATGGCGCAATTTCCCTTCAGCGCGAAGGCGAAATATTTGCCCGAGGATGCCGGCCCGGACATGTTGTTCGCGCTGCGCGACCATCTGGGTTTCGCCCGCAACGTCATCGTCCAGGCCAGCTGCCACGGCACCGACAATGCCGCGACGCTGGACGCCATCGCCAAGTCGAACGGCAAGGCTCGTGGCGTCGCGGTGGTCGATCCGGCCATTTCGGAGGCCGATCTCGCCGCCCTGCATGAGGGCGGGATGCGCGGCATCCGCTTCAATTTCCTCAAGCGCCTGGTCGATGACGCACCCAGGGACAAGTTCCTGGAAGTGGCCAAGCGCCTGCCCAAGGGCTGGCATGTCGTCATCTATTTCGAGGCCGACATATTGGAGGAACTGCACCCCTTCATGGACGCGATTCCCGTGCCGCTGGTGATCGACCATATGGGCCGCCCGGACGTGACCCAGGGGCCGGATGGAGCCGACATGAAGGCGTTCCGCGCCTTCCTCGACAGCCGCGACGACATCTGGTTCAAGGCGACCTGCCCAGACCGACTGGACCCGACCGGTGATCCGTGGAACGCCTTTGCCGATGCGGTAGCGCCGCTGGTCGCCGACTATCAGGACCGCGTGCTGTGGGGCACCGACTGGCCGCACCCGAACATGCAGGATGCGATCCCCGATGATGGCCATCTGTTGGACATGATCCCGCGCATCGCCCCGACCGAGGCATTGCAGCGCAAATTGCTGATCGACAATCCGATGCGCCTCTACTGGCCCGAGGAGGCGGTCTGA
- a CDS encoding CHAD domain-containing protein: MAKETELKLELDPEAAAFLEASDLLSGPPYTAKQHAIYFDTPGQRLQAEGMSLRIRQEGRKRTQTLKIADGPAAGLFARSETDMPVKANQLVHQPDSPLIDLLGDQIHLLAPAFEVSVERRAWLLKLRGSSIELVMDRGMAKVAGRSASINEMELELKSGDIVDLFALARRLDQIAPVRLGVLSKAERGYRLLGAAVEAHKADPVTLDRMITTAAAFRQIALACIRHYRLNEALLLDTWRPAALHQMRVSLRRLRASFTIFKPILDPVRADHFSRALRGRFAILGEARNIDVLLDHCPTHNLRDEIMAARSQAYAHVKDELMSDAGRRLMLDLLEWLMDGDWLKLSPRTHLRDTMAADFAGAVLDRQRKRFKKHGKMLKTGSDEERHRVRKDAKKLRYASEFFTTLFGTVRQQRRYGQFIEALEDVQDQLGILNDHSTARELIDRLFPSKRDDLVSLLGDTPTRKAIKRADHARADLVDLKPFWR, from the coding sequence ATGGCCAAGGAGACCGAACTCAAGCTGGAGCTGGACCCGGAGGCTGCAGCCTTCCTGGAAGCGTCCGACTTGCTCAGTGGCCCGCCCTATACCGCCAAACAGCATGCCATTTATTTCGACACGCCCGGCCAACGGCTGCAGGCCGAAGGCATGTCGCTGCGCATTCGCCAGGAAGGGCGCAAGCGAACCCAGACGCTCAAGATCGCCGATGGTCCGGCCGCCGGCCTCTTCGCCCGCTCCGAAACCGACATGCCGGTCAAGGCCAACCAACTGGTCCATCAGCCGGATAGTCCGCTGATTGACCTGCTGGGCGACCAAATCCATCTGCTGGCGCCGGCGTTCGAGGTTTCGGTGGAACGGCGCGCCTGGTTGCTCAAGCTGCGCGGATCAAGCATCGAACTGGTCATGGATCGTGGCATGGCCAAGGTCGCCGGACGCTCTGCCTCGATCAACGAAATGGAATTGGAGCTCAAATCCGGCGACATCGTCGATCTCTTCGCGCTCGCGCGCAGGTTGGACCAGATAGCTCCGGTCCGCTTGGGTGTATTAAGCAAGGCAGAACGCGGTTACCGGCTATTGGGGGCCGCGGTCGAGGCGCACAAGGCCGACCCCGTCACGCTGGACCGCATGATCACGACCGCCGCCGCCTTCCGCCAGATCGCGCTCGCCTGCATCCGGCATTACCGCCTGAACGAAGCGCTGTTGCTGGACACATGGCGGCCAGCCGCCTTGCACCAAATGCGGGTCTCGCTCCGCCGCCTGCGTGCGAGTTTCACAATTTTTAAGCCGATACTGGACCCTGTTCGGGCAGACCATTTCAGCAGGGCATTGCGTGGGCGCTTTGCGATCCTGGGAGAGGCCAGGAACATTGATGTCCTGCTCGATCATTGCCCGACCCACAATTTGCGCGACGAGATCATGGCGGCGAGATCCCAGGCCTATGCCCATGTAAAAGACGAACTGATGTCGGATGCCGGCCGCCGCTTGATGCTGGATCTGCTGGAATGGCTGATGGACGGTGATTGGCTAAAGCTGTCCCCCCGAACGCATCTGCGCGACACCATGGCAGCCGATTTTGCCGGTGCCGTGCTCGACCGCCAACGCAAACGCTTCAAGAAACATGGCAAGATGCTCAAAACGGGCAGCGACGAAGAGCGACACCGGGTGCGCAAGGATGCCAAGAAGCTCCGCTACGCATCGGAATTCTTCACCACTTTGTTTGGCACGGTTCGCCAGCAACGGCGCTACGGCCAATTTATCGAGGCGTTGGAAGATGTGCAGGATCAACTGGGAATCTTGAACGACCACAGCACAGCACGGGAATTGATCGATCGGCTGTTTCCATCGAAACGGGATGATCTCGTCAGCCTGCTGGGCGATACACCGACCAGAAAGGCGATCAAGCGCGCCGATCATGCCCGGGCCGATCTGGTCGATCTCAAACCATTCTGGCGCTAG
- a CDS encoding AraC family transcriptional regulator, protein MTCAHYEAGEHWDRVAVNRVEALQQAVMGAGLDAVQLSCGAMGGSLAFSTHDDIVYSSGYVEGCVALTGALSDSMISLGVGIQMAPGSCQWLGEVDTGAIGVFQPGDLHEGIYAPGSVYLCASLSGDRLEQLAADMDLVLDHRQLGGTGVSPRSFSAKAIAPVRHAFGRLHAGHGPAAMSGSRLGRGTLERAIAILARSPQPVLGRRDLSRYSLIVRRAQDFIAANLEQPLSIGMIARAAVTSQSTLYRAFHHVFGEAPQSFVRKLRLNRIRHDLATDQERLCTVTIVANRWGISELGRLAGWYRDLFGELPSATRARRIEALHEMSRMNELRRSA, encoded by the coding sequence ATGACGTGCGCGCACTATGAAGCCGGCGAGCATTGGGATCGCGTTGCCGTGAATCGTGTAGAAGCTCTGCAGCAGGCGGTGATGGGCGCGGGGTTGGATGCGGTGCAGCTCTCCTGCGGTGCAATGGGGGGAAGCCTGGCCTTCTCGACCCATGACGACATCGTGTATAGCAGTGGATATGTCGAGGGATGCGTCGCTCTCACCGGGGCGCTTTCTGACAGCATGATATCGCTGGGCGTCGGCATCCAGATGGCACCGGGATCATGCCAGTGGCTGGGCGAAGTCGATACGGGCGCCATTGGTGTTTTCCAGCCAGGCGACCTGCATGAGGGGATATATGCGCCTGGCTCCGTCTATCTCTGCGCATCCCTGAGCGGCGATCGCCTTGAGCAGCTTGCCGCCGACATGGACCTGGTGCTGGACCACAGGCAACTGGGCGGCACGGGCGTCAGCCCTCGGTCCTTTTCTGCGAAGGCGATTGCGCCTGTGCGGCATGCTTTTGGCCGGTTGCATGCCGGGCATGGGCCAGCGGCGATGTCGGGCAGCCGTTTGGGCCGGGGGACGCTGGAAAGGGCCATCGCCATTCTGGCGCGAAGCCCGCAGCCTGTCCTGGGCCGGCGCGACCTCAGCCGATACAGCCTTATCGTCCGGCGCGCGCAGGATTTCATCGCGGCGAATCTGGAACAGCCCCTGTCGATCGGTATGATCGCACGGGCTGCGGTCACCTCGCAAAGTACATTGTATCGGGCGTTCCATCATGTGTTCGGCGAGGCGCCCCAATCCTTCGTCCGCAAGCTCAGGCTCAATCGGATCCGGCACGATCTGGCAACGGATCAGGAAAGGCTGTGCACGGTGACGATCGTCGCCAACCGATGGGGCATCAGCGAACTGGGGCGATTGGCGGGGTGGTATCGGGATCTTTTCGGGGAGTTGCCCTCTGCCACTCGCGCAAGGCGGATCGAAGCCCTGCACGAAATGTCACGGATGAACGAATTGAGAAGATCCGCATAG
- a CDS encoding LacI family DNA-binding transcriptional regulator, which yields MDKPDKHDADGGWTIADVARRAGVSIRTVSRVINRSSLVNADTRKKVEQIIAQLHFHPSARARGLRTGRSYLIGLLHNDRNALVLGAVQRGIARVAAKHGYELVVHPTPDSDDNAIADISQFVSRSKVDGVIVMPPDSGAPGLPQSLAGAGVSAVALSAVPLHGYAAILVSEERAAARDVGLHLMALGHRHVGLVSGPHSAHSAQERRAGLIEALAAGGIDLAGEAEGDYGFESGVAQTRRLLTSAVPPTAIFVSNDIMAAGALQAATELGLSVPRDVSIVGFDDSILARMLTPPITTVNRPMIDMAAWATTCLIDIIEGRPFKPTMSQALSLTIRASTAPPGR from the coding sequence ATGGATAAACCCGACAAGCATGATGCCGATGGCGGCTGGACCATTGCCGACGTCGCGCGCCGGGCCGGCGTATCCATCCGCACGGTATCGCGCGTCATCAACCGGTCTTCCCTGGTGAATGCGGATACGCGCAAAAAGGTCGAACAGATCATCGCGCAGCTCCATTTTCATCCCAGCGCGCGCGCGCGCGGGCTGCGTACGGGGCGATCCTATCTGATTGGACTGCTGCATAATGATCGCAATGCGCTGGTACTAGGGGCAGTGCAGCGCGGGATCGCAAGGGTGGCTGCCAAACATGGCTATGAACTCGTCGTTCATCCCACACCAGACAGCGACGACAACGCCATTGCCGATATTTCCCAATTTGTGTCACGCTCGAAAGTGGATGGCGTCATCGTCATGCCGCCCGATTCCGGCGCGCCCGGACTACCCCAAAGCCTGGCCGGCGCGGGCGTATCGGCCGTGGCCCTATCGGCGGTGCCGCTTCACGGATATGCCGCGATATTGGTGTCGGAAGAGCGCGCCGCAGCCCGAGACGTCGGGCTGCACCTCATGGCGTTGGGGCATCGGCATGTCGGCCTCGTTTCCGGTCCGCATAGCGCTCATTCCGCGCAGGAACGTCGCGCCGGGCTGATCGAAGCGCTGGCGGCCGGCGGCATCGACCTGGCCGGCGAAGCGGAAGGCGACTATGGTTTTGAAAGCGGCGTCGCCCAAACCCGGCGCCTGCTCACATCTGCCGTACCGCCCACCGCAATTTTCGTCAGCAACGATATCATGGCGGCCGGCGCCCTTCAGGCAGCGACAGAATTGGGCCTGTCCGTTCCACGGGATGTGTCGATTGTCGGCTTTGACGACAGCATCCTGGCACGCATGCTCACCCCACCGATCACCACGGTGAATCGACCGATGATCGACATGGCCGCCTGGGCCACGACATGCCTGATCGACATCATCGAAGGGCGCCCGTTCAAACCGACGATGTCGCAGGCTCTTTCATTGACCATAAGGGCATCCACCGCGCCGCCCGGGCGGTGA
- a CDS encoding response regulator transcription factor, whose product MAGRLDRILIADDHELVRKGIGGLLQGRASWRIVAEASNGRDALAAARDTRPHIAILDYSLPLINGLELTRLLKQELPDIEILIFTMHDREQLVTDLLRAGVRGYVLKSDGGVELRAAVEALSLRKAYFSAAIAEMLIDQFVASSGNMGRTTILTPREREVVQLIAEGKINKQIAYLLGVSTKTVETHRAAAMHKLAFSTTAELVRYAVRNNIVQA is encoded by the coding sequence GTGGCCGGACGCCTGGATCGGATATTGATTGCCGATGACCATGAACTGGTCCGAAAGGGGATTGGCGGCCTGTTGCAAGGGAGGGCGTCTTGGCGGATCGTCGCCGAGGCCTCAAACGGTAGGGACGCCCTGGCGGCGGCGCGGGACACACGGCCGCATATCGCTATTCTCGACTATTCGCTGCCTTTGATAAACGGGTTGGAACTCACCCGGCTGCTCAAGCAGGAATTGCCGGACATCGAGATACTGATCTTCACCATGCATGATCGCGAACAGCTTGTGACGGATCTGCTTCGCGCCGGTGTGCGGGGCTATGTCCTCAAGTCGGATGGCGGCGTCGAATTACGTGCGGCGGTGGAAGCACTTTCTCTGCGCAAGGCGTATTTTTCGGCAGCGATTGCCGAGATGTTGATCGACCAATTCGTCGCGAGCAGCGGAAATATGGGCCGCACCACGATATTGACACCGCGCGAGCGCGAGGTCGTTCAGCTTATTGCGGAGGGAAAGATCAACAAGCAGATCGCCTATTTATTGGGTGTCAGCACAAAGACGGTGGAAACGCATCGGGCCGCAGCGATGCACAAGCTGGCGTTCAGCACGACCGCAGAGTTGGTGCGCTATGCGGTGCGGAACAACATCGTGCAGGCCTGA
- a CDS encoding site-specific DNA-methyltransferase — MGVMERVAPRRKKAVALAPVPAIEANRLLRGDCIAEMAKLPDGCVDMIFADPPYNLQLGGDLFRPEGGRVDAVDNDWDKFDTLAAYDRFTQAWLAEARRILKPNGTIWVIGSYHNIFRVGAALQDEGFWILNDIIWRKANPMPNFKGTRFTNAHETLIWASQGEDAKYTFNYKAMKTLNDELQMRSDWVLPICGGQERLKRNGTKAHPTQKPEALLYRVMLACTKPGDIVLDPFFGTGTTGAVAKRLGRQWIGIEREPDYIEVAEQRIADALPLDESALTIMQTARQQPKVAFGTLVETGYLDPGAVLMDSKRRWSATVRADGSLAVAGESGSIHKMGATLQGAPSCNGWTFWHIEKAGKLHPIDTLRQTYLLANEP, encoded by the coding sequence ATGGGTGTCATGGAACGCGTCGCACCGCGGCGTAAGAAGGCGGTTGCACTTGCGCCGGTACCGGCGATCGAGGCCAATCGTCTGCTGCGCGGTGATTGCATCGCGGAGATGGCCAAGCTGCCCGATGGCTGTGTCGACATGATTTTCGCCGATCCGCCTTATAATCTGCAGTTGGGCGGCGATCTGTTCCGGCCCGAAGGCGGCCGGGTGGACGCAGTCGATAATGACTGGGACAAGTTTGATACGCTGGCGGCCTATGACCGCTTTACCCAGGCCTGGCTGGCGGAAGCCCGCCGGATTCTGAAGCCGAACGGCACGATCTGGGTAATTGGAAGCTATCACAATATCTTCCGCGTCGGTGCTGCCTTGCAGGATGAGGGGTTCTGGATCCTCAACGACATCATCTGGCGCAAGGCGAACCCGATGCCCAATTTCAAGGGCACGCGCTTCACCAACGCCCATGAGACGCTGATCTGGGCGAGCCAGGGCGAGGACGCCAAGTATACCTTCAACTACAAGGCGATGAAGACGCTCAACGACGAACTGCAGATGCGTTCGGACTGGGTCCTGCCGATCTGTGGCGGCCAGGAGCGTCTGAAGCGCAACGGGACCAAGGCGCATCCGACCCAGAAGCCCGAAGCGCTTCTCTATCGTGTGATGCTGGCCTGCACCAAGCCGGGCGACATCGTGCTCGATCCCTTCTTTGGTACTGGCACCACCGGGGCGGTCGCCAAGCGCCTGGGCCGTCAGTGGATCGGCATCGAGCGCGAGCCGGACTATATCGAAGTGGCCGAGCAGCGCATTGCCGACGCCCTGCCGCTGGACGAATCCGCGCTGACGATCATGCAGACCGCGCGCCAGCAGCCCAAGGTCGCGTTCGGCACGCTGGTCGAGACCGGCTATCTGGATCCGGGTGCGGTGCTGATGGACAGCAAGCGCCGCTGGAGCGCCACGGTGCGGGCGGACGGATCGCTGGCGGTTGCAGGCGAAAGCGGCTCGATCCACAAGATGGGTGCGACGCTGCAGGGCGCGCCAAGCTGCAATGGCTGGACTTTCTGGCATATCGAAAAGGCGGGCAAGCTCCACCCGATCGATACGCTGCGGCAGACCTATCTGCTCGCCAACGAACCCTGA
- a CDS encoding metalloregulator ArsR/SmtB family transcription factor: protein MTDARFKAALDSTSDSLFKALSDATRRALLEYLVREGEQCVHALTAVAGVSQPMVSRHLGKLKQAGLVTARRAGRETWYSARTKGLAPVVQWMAIYGALWSQRFTALEAISE from the coding sequence ATGACCGACGCACGATTCAAGGCCGCCCTGGACTCCACCAGCGATTCACTCTTCAAGGCTCTTTCCGATGCCACCCGCCGCGCCCTGCTCGAATATCTCGTCCGCGAAGGCGAGCAATGCGTTCACGCGCTCACGGCAGTGGCTGGCGTCTCGCAACCGATGGTGTCGCGCCATCTGGGCAAGCTCAAGCAGGCGGGGCTGGTCACGGCGCGCCGGGCCGGGCGAGAGACCTGGTACAGCGCCCGCACGAAAGGCCTGGCCCCGGTGGTGCAGTGGATGGCGATCTATGGTGCGCTCTGGTCCCAACGCTTCACCGCGCTTGAAGCGATCAGCGAGTAA
- a CDS encoding altronate dehydratase family protein, producing MDVIAFEEKAAAATVPDAVRIAPVDQVAVALRELAAGERLKVAGLDIIVREGIGRGHKIALHPIASGDLVHRYGWPIGTATRPIAAGNHVHSHNLATNLKAEEPYGFAPASPVALPSTPGRWQFDGYLRDDGSVGTRNEIWIIPTVGCVARTAERIARQAADRHAGRIDDVVAFPHPLGCSQLGDDLDGTARLLAALACNPNAGGVLLIGLGCEENQLAALIERIPVERRARVRSVGAQMSADEYQDATDSIDALVALASQDRREPVDIGALRLGLKCGGSDGLSGLTANPLIGQIADVVTGAGGQAILTEIPEIFGAERLLMQRATNRAVFDALVGLVNRFKRYFIDHGEPISENPSPGNVAGGITTLEEKSLGAVQKGGHAALTDVLAYGERVRRPGLALLEAPGNDAVSTTALAAAGATMTLFSTGRGTPLGSPVPTLKLATNHDLAQRKPGWIDFDAAMVLDVGLDAATDALMAHICAIASGGRARNEVNGERDIAIWKRGVTL from the coding sequence ATGGATGTCATTGCATTTGAGGAAAAGGCCGCCGCTGCGACAGTGCCGGATGCGGTGCGCATTGCCCCTGTCGATCAGGTTGCGGTGGCGTTGCGCGAACTGGCCGCAGGGGAACGGTTGAAGGTCGCAGGGCTGGATATCATCGTGCGCGAAGGGATCGGCAGAGGCCATAAGATCGCCCTGCACCCGATCGCATCGGGCGATCTGGTTCATCGTTATGGCTGGCCGATCGGGACGGCGACCCGGCCGATCGCTGCTGGCAATCATGTCCATAGCCATAATCTGGCGACGAATCTGAAGGCGGAGGAGCCCTATGGCTTTGCGCCCGCATCGCCGGTCGCGCTGCCATCGACGCCGGGGCGATGGCAGTTTGATGGTTATCTGCGCGATGACGGCAGCGTTGGCACCCGCAATGAAATCTGGATCATCCCGACCGTGGGATGCGTTGCGCGGACCGCCGAGCGTATCGCGCGCCAGGCGGCTGATCGGCATGCCGGACGGATCGATGATGTCGTGGCCTTTCCCCATCCTCTGGGCTGTTCGCAACTGGGCGACGATCTTGATGGCACCGCCCGGTTGCTGGCGGCATTGGCCTGCAATCCCAACGCCGGGGGTGTGCTGTTGATCGGCCTGGGCTGCGAGGAAAATCAACTGGCCGCGCTGATCGAGCGGATCCCGGTCGAGCGGCGCGCGCGGGTGCGCAGCGTCGGCGCGCAGATGAGTGCGGATGAATATCAGGATGCGACGGATTCGATCGACGCTCTGGTGGCGCTGGCATCGCAGGACCGGCGCGAACCGGTCGATATCGGTGCGCTTCGGCTGGGGCTGAAATGCGGCGGATCGGACGGCCTGAGCGGCCTGACCGCCAACCCGCTGATCGGGCAGATCGCCGATGTCGTGACCGGGGCAGGGGGGCAGGCGATCCTGACCGAAATACCCGAGATATTTGGCGCGGAGCGGCTGTTGATGCAGCGCGCCACAAACCGGGCGGTGTTTGACGCTCTGGTGGGGCTGGTAAACCGCTTCAAACGCTATTTTATCGACCATGGAGAGCCGATTTCGGAAAACCCCAGTCCCGGCAATGTCGCAGGCGGCATCACGACATTGGAGGAAAAGTCGCTGGGCGCCGTCCAGAAGGGTGGGCATGCCGCATTGACGGATGTGCTGGCCTATGGCGAGCGCGTGCGTCGACCTGGCCTGGCGTTGCTGGAGGCACCCGGGAATGATGCGGTGTCGACGACAGCGCTGGCGGCCGCCGGTGCGACCATGACGTTATTTTCGACGGGGCGCGGTACGCCGCTGGGTAGTCCGGTGCCAACGTTGAAACTGGCGACCAATCATGATCTGGCCCAGCGGAAACCGGGCTGGATCGACTTTGATGCAGCCATGGTGCTGGATGTCGGATTGGACGCGGCGACGGATGCCTTGATGGCACATATCTGCGCCATTGCGTCGGGTGGCCGGGCGCGCAACGAGGTCAATGGCGAGCGCGACATTGCGATCTGGAAGCGTGGCGTAACCCTCTGA